The following proteins are encoded in a genomic region of Loxodonta africana isolate mLoxAfr1 chromosome 27, mLoxAfr1.hap2, whole genome shotgun sequence:
- the LOC100670591 gene encoding olfactory receptor 9S13-like has product MKSELSRNYSEVTEFILLGFRTPAELQILLFLVILLIYVVIVVGNISMVIVIKVDSRLHTPMYFFLRNLSYLDLCYPTDIAPKILANFFSNEKKISYNGCVAQFFFFPLFVTTEGFLLAVMAFDRFSAICAPLLYPVCMLQKVCVRLVTGSYICGVINSVVQTGFTLSLHFCEENRLDHFFCDVPALIEISCVDTFVNEIVLFVFSAFIIIATTMVILVSYAYILSTVLKIPSSQHRSETFPTCGSHIAVLSLFHGTVFFMYAQPGTIASPQQNKIIAVLYTLIIPMLNPLIYSLRNRDVKDAVKRKLCRK; this is encoded by the coding sequence ATGAAGAGTGAGCTGAGTAGGAATTACTCAGAGGTGACTGAATTTATTCTACTGGGATTCAGAACCCCTGCAGAGCTACAGATCCTCTTATTCCTAGTGATTTTGCTAATCTACGTAGTCATCGTGGTGGGAAATATCAGCATGGTAattgtcattaaggtggactccagacttcacacccctatgtatttcttcctcagaAACTTGTCCTATTTAGACCTCTGCTACCCCACTGACATTGCTCCCAAAATTCTAGCAAACTTCTTTtctaatgaaaagaaaatttcttaCAATGGCTGTGTAGCccagtttttcttctttcccctCTTTGTCACAACTGAAGGCTTTCTTCTGGCTGTGATGGCATTTGATCGATTCTCAGCCATTTGCGCTCCTCTCCTTTACCCAGTGTGCATGTTGCAGAAGGTCTGTGTTCGGTTGGTAACTGGCTCCTATATCTGTGGAGTCATTAACTCCGTAGTACAAACAGGTTTCACCTTGAGTTTGCATTTCTGTGAAGAAAACAGATTGGACCACTTTTTCTGCGATGTCCCAGCCCTGATTGAGATCTCATGTGTTGACACCTTTGTGAATGAGATTGTGCTGtttgttttctctgcttttatCATCATAGCTACGACAATGGTTATTCTGGTATCTTATGCTTACATCCTCTCCACTGTCTTGAAGATCCcctcatctcagcacaggagtgAGACCTTCCCCACTTGTGGTTCCCATATAGCAGTGCTGAGTTTATTCCATGGGACTGTGTTCTTCATGTATGCTCAACCTGGGACCATCGCCTCACCCCAGCAAAACAAGATCATTGCTGTGCTCTACACACTTATAATACCAATGCTCAACCCTCTAATATACAGTCTGAGAAACAGAGATGTGAAAGATGCTGTGAAAAGAAAATTATGTAGGAAATAA